In Labrus bergylta chromosome 5, fLabBer1.1, whole genome shotgun sequence, the genomic window CTTTGCTGTTACTGATGATATACATTCAAAAAGCTGTATCATCTCCCCTCACTTGTGTGAATTTCTATCCAATACAAACTAAAGGAGGAGCTGAGAAACCTACAGGCCAAAACCCGGCAGACcctcaagaaacaggaaaataaatggaAGGACATGGGGAAGACTCTTGAAGTGATCGAGGTGACCATAGAGCACTCAAAGTTTCCTGTGAAAACATTAAACTTTTAACATTTGACACTGATCACTTGCGCTTGTGTATGCAACAGGAGGAGTAGAGGTCATCTTGGTAGAGGTCATGGATTCTCTCCAGAGACATTTCCTATCACTGAGGGACATGATCAGCACTCAGGAGGAGGCGGCAGCAGCTCAGGTTCAGACCTCCTTAAGAACCTTGCAAGTGAAAATGGAGGAGCTACAGAAGAGGGACGCTGAGTTGGATCGTCTGGCACTGACTGATGATGTCCGTTTCTTGCAGGTACTATGATTACATCACAACAGTTGATACCATAACTGAGTCTGTATCATGTTGTCTTCCTATATCCTCTCTTCACAGAAATGGCCCTCTATGAAGCACCTCTGTAGTAAAGATCAGCTCCATCATTTGAATGAGACTTCAGAAGACCCATTCCTCCTGTTTGCCCTCACCAAGAGGACAGTTGAACAGCTGGGGAGGCAACTGAAGGAATTTTGTGACAACCAATTTGCTTTCATCTATCAGACTGGTACGTTCCTTTTacagatttcttctttttttttttttttacatcattcaTAGTTTCATTTTCGTCCTTTGTTCACTATTCATATGAAATAGCTGACAGTGAAGAGCAGCAGAATTCtggaggagagtcagaggaggCTGACATGCAGCGAATACCTGAACGAGATACCTCCAACTCCAATGGTTTGTACTCATGGAAGCAAACTGGTGCTAGTGTGTCATATGCAGATTCATGTATAAATACTCTGCTGAGCAGCCCAAATGAGTCACTGTCATCTGTACAACATTTTGatgctcagagagagaaaaaaatttGAAGTTGTTTGGCACAGCAGCCAATCTAAAATACAGTCATGGATACAGTTAAGGCTGTTTAagtgtttaattttttaaacCACAGGCTGGCCCGTcattataatttatttatgaGTTTACAAAACTTCTAGTCATTTTTTGTCATCTGTtacactttaaaggctttatatgtgattttttgatccagcagatgtcgcccttgagcaccagcatgaaaccaaaacaactcgcgctgcattgttgtgttagcatgctaatgctagcgatctttattatgctcgtatcttcacactgcatgtaaatttatctgaaatgagcgtgatctagaaacacagttaagcagtgagtacagtatgttattcttcttttctctagtccctcaattaaacaacttttatacgtgagggaaggagtcagccggccgtcccggcgatgtaaacaaactgaagataggactctgaaaacatcacagacagttggactcaggtgttacacccattgtagacagtcatgactcacatagttattttcagaggatatacttgatttatattatatttaagtgtgaaaaatcacatataaagactttaagaaacAGCTTCAAATTCTCTTAAAACCTAGCTTGCTgtccaacaaacaaaaaaacatatttcaagcCTAGGTTCCAAGACTTAAGGAAAACCATGACCAGATGTGTTTGCCACTTTAGATTTCCTGTGAGGAGTCTTTGAGCTGGTTATTAAAAGGACTGTAATCGATACTGATACTTTATGAGCCACtgaagcaaacaagaccatcagaaaaatgattttatatttacattttccactcAGTGAATGATACatctgtcagaaaaaaacactacttaaacatgtacaaatatatcagcaaagagataaaagctaccactttgtccacacgGCTTGCAAATATTGATGAACCAAAAGTTGCTGCATATTTCTCAATAGATGTATAACTGTGACACTCTGACGTGTCTCATAGGTCTCCCTGAAGTTAACAGCACTCTGACTCATCAGGAAGCTGAGCCTAAAACCAGAGCGGAGTTCCTGCAGTGtaagtttttcttcttttgcacTAGACCAACACTCATCAGCACTTTGACTTAGTTAACACATCTGCTCGAGGTTGTACTTTTTGATTCACTACACTTCCCTGACAGCTCTATAAAAACCCGACAAATGGCTCAGGAGTAAACCAGTGGTTCACAAACAATGTGGGTTGATTGTCACTTCCTCATGAAATTTATTGTCATTCTCTGTGTCCTTAGACTTCTTCACCACACTTCCTCATTCAGCCTGTTGTCTGTTTTCACATCCTGTATCAGACCGACACTACATCTACCAGCTCAGAACCTTTTTCCACTCTGACTCTGGTCATGTTGATGTGTTTCTGTCTACCTCGTCTTTTTGCTCCTGTCTACCTACCGGTACCTGTCTGTACGCTAACTTGTATATTTTAAGTCATGAAACTGAAACAGTCTGCATGTTCTGTCTGCACTTCCTCAGCTGCCTGCACCTTCCCCTTCTGAGAAttattcagatttaaaatgtctgtGATGTatatttttgccattttcttcCAACTTCACATTTAAATGAGTGTTCAAGACATAAACAGGTCAAAACTACCAATGTATTGAATAtgggaaaaaaagagctttCGTTTGTGTATCAgaataaaagttgtatttttgcATCTTCTGTTTTTCACCTCAACACCTACAATCAGATAACCTAACTGTAATAAATGACTTAAACTAGCTCCTTTACTAACCAGCTGCAGGTTGATCATTGTAAAGGAGTAAAAGATACAAATACTTCTTCCACCACCACATGTAGAACGAGCAAACTTTAGCTGTATTTGCAAAGTACTTAACATCTCTTTCTTCGTTATTACAGGGGCTTGTcgcctgacctttgacccccaCACAGCTCATGAAGACCTGGTCATTTCCACCGGAGACAAAGAAGTCAGGCTGAGTCCTCAGACCGTTAAGAGTCCGGCTGTTCGTCACCCTGAGCGGTTTGCCCACCGGCGGCAGCTGCTGTGCAGAGAGGGCCTGCAGGCTGAGCGGTGCTACTACAAGGTGGAGATAAGAGGAGACAAGGTGGAGATCGCTCTTGCATACAAAAGTTTAGACCGAAAATCATGCACTAGTCTGTCAGCTTTTGGGGCGAACGCCAAGTCGTGGAGTCTAGATCACTCCACAAACTACTTGGTGAGTCACAGAGCTGACAGTGTCCAGCTCACAACACCCCCCACTCAGAGGGAACTCTGTCCTTCTACGAGGTTTCAGACACTATGGCGTTTCTTTACACAGTACAAGCTCAGTTCAAAGAGCCGCTGTATCCAGGCTTCTGGAGAGGAATGCTGCATTAAGAGCTGTGATTTGGGATGGCACACTCTATAAACCGCCTCAGAGATTCTTTTTCTGACAGCTTGGGTCCATTTGAACGAATGCTAATATATTAGATTtcttgatttactttttaaacagGTTGTTTTGTACATATGGTTATACATGAAGAGTAAATGATTTGTGTATATTAAATGTGACATAAGAAACGTGGTGGATGATTAAGAAACATCACCATTCTTGTTGTAAAACAAATCTCTGACTTTTTCAACTCACCTAAACAGATACATTTaacttactttgttttttttaacatgttgtacatgtttttttattttctattgaaATGGACATCATTTCATATCATTGACTACTTGctttttttatgttatcatacatacatacatacatctaAACCTCAGTAAAACTCCTAAAAACATAAGGTGCATGTGCAGGTGCTTTTCTTCGGGACttcaaattgtgttttaatGCAGTTCCCTTGACATCATATGttaaaagtatttaattttATCATGAGGAAACAAGTGGTCATATCCTTATAACTTAGTGTTTAATAGAAATTGGAAATACCATCAAACCAGcaaatagatgttttttttttaaatcagcaagAACCCTTTTTTGATGAGGTTTATGAACTTTCCTCGGCTGATGTGAAGCTGCACGTTTTAGTTGTGCGACGGTAATGATGTCATTGTCAGCTGCCAGCGAGTGAGCAGGTAGTGGCCacaattttttttcaatgttccaaatgagtgcactatatagtccaGCCTATGTGGGCAGTAGGGAGTGAGTGTGTAAATTCATCACCGACCTTTGTCTGCGGTGAggagacatttattttgaacttttcaggggaaaagaaaaaagttgcaACAAAATCCACAAATCCAACAGCAGCTTATCCActctttattattaatatttttggTGATGTTCACAATTTTTACAACAATTTGTCACTCTCATACAATCATACTATGACTCAGGAACGTCAGCAAGAGTACCTacagaagaaaaagactaaATGTGACTCCTGTACAGACAGTGCTCGTAACATGTGCTCAGTAAGGCCCTGCATTCACAGGTAAGATGAAGGAATatggattacacacacacacacacacaccaatacacacacacaagcacaaacacactttggTCTATTTACATAAGCACACAGACTCCAGCACTTTGTAAGAGGAGTCCCCTTGGCTACGAGGGGAAGTTTCTAATCATTGCTAAGAACTGACAATAATGTGTCACCCTTCTTTTAGCCTAAATTATTTAGAAGTTTAATAACTTGATATTGCTTATACACAGACCTTGAAATGTACTGCTATAAGGACAGCAAAATGCTAACAATTTTGCCGTCCTAGTGAAAAAAGTGCATTTGTCACATTCATTATAACCTATTTTACACTTTCTGctaaacttcttttttttacattgatatACTTCACATGGATAAACTCTATCATGACAACAGTTTGATTGGATTATTTACAGGTGTGGACAACAAAGAGATCTCTACACATCATGCACTCTCTGCAGGAAGTGCCTGGctctcacacaaacaggagACAAGATATCAAACAAGAATGAGACGTTTTTAGCCACACTAGCACTCCTGCAAGAATGTAATACTCTTTACATAGAACACGCATAAAAAAGTTTAATTGAtaataaaaagaagagaataATATGCTTTTCTTAGATCTACCACTgaagtggcaaaaaaaaaatctggtttgtGTGAGGGTGGGAACGTGTCGCATCAATGAAAGGGCTTACTCATTGCTCAGTGAATTTTCTTCTACATAAAAAACACGAGTTACGTCTTGTAATGTTTTGTAAGTCGTGATGGCAAACAAATTAAATGGCTGCAAAAGTTGGGAGTGGGTAACTTCTGAGGGAAACAATGTGATAGCCAAAACAGAAACTCATTTTTTACATTAGCTTCTCTGTCGAATTCAATTGAATTCAAAACACTCCAAAAACATTATCTTAGTAGACCTTGATGAATTCTCTCTCACGGAGAATGCACTCAGTTTTCAGTTAAAGCTCTAAGTCATTATCGTCTCAGCTGCAGTTATGCTGATGTGGGCTTTAGCTGCATTTATGTCTTAGAATTTAGACCGTAATTACACACTGCTGAGTCGAGAGAACAATCATGTGGTTCTCTGAGTTATAGTTCAATGTCTAAATGTATATTGCACTTAGCAAAAAGAACAACAGTTGTATCAACAAAGTGTTTGCAAAAGAGCTCTGAGCTACGTTTTCAGTTCGGTCGGAATTAAACCCTGTGTTAACACCGATTGAAAAAAAATGAGGCTAACTCTGAGAAGAGTTATTCACTGTTAAAGGTCTGATTTCACCCGTTAACAAATCATTTCAACACTCAGCTAGCTAGGTGATGACTATAATGTTAGCATCTTAACATACATGCTAGAACTATTTGATGTCTTATAGAAACCTTTTTTAGCACAACCTTCAAATTGcagggactacagatgtaaaGTAGCGTATAGCTAACTATGGCACACCTAGTaggctgtcaaaataaacaaataaaaaaaaaaaaaaaaatgtttaaacactAATGATTTTGTCTTTGCATAACATATAATAACATGCTAATCTTTAGCATGTAGTTATGAGCATGTTGCTGTGTTTCTAAGAGTGAATAGGATAACCTTGCCTACATGTAGCATGTtagtatgtttttaaaatgtcaacatttgagttgtgaattatttttggacaaaaataatatttcatcaAACTTAACtaaacaaaaagtcacagggTTCACACCACGGTTTAACCGTCCATGGTAACTAGTTGGATGCTAGTGTGCCTAAAAACAAGTAGACCAGTAAACCCAAAGAGGAGACCGATGAGCGGGTGTCTCCGAACATCAGCTCATACAAGACGACACTTCACAGGACTTAAATTCCACCTCCCAGCAGCATTTTCTCATCCCACAAGAATGAACTACTCAAACTACAAAATATAGCCTATAAATTCttaaaatatacaatttaaataaGTATCACACAAGATGAAAATATacaatatgtatatatactggTCTCTTtaaaagataaatctttgttGTTCATCACATCTACATACACTGCAAAtatacagaaatataaatatagtccATATAATTCTTAACACCATGTCTTTTAATATTGtgagtacaaaaataaataaaggtatcACCTTACATGTAGCAGAAACTTGAATGTGCTCAGtttaaacttaaagacagttttCACAGCTGTTCACAAACAGTGAGTGAAAAAATGTTGAAGGTAGTTAACCATCTTTACCTGATCCAACTGCTAGTTCAACATCAGTTCAACAAGGTGTCAAAGATCTTCATCATAAAGGACCAGTGatgtgagtgaatgtgttttAGAACACGTTGAGCCTTTACTTTGTCAAATCTTTGGGTCCGTTGCTGATTTCATGTTTATTGTAAAATACTTGTGCATTCTGGTTTGTGCTCCAATATAAGAACGTATtgcttacttttttttgtgggaCATATTTAATGGCAGGAATAGTTTTAATTTCACATGTGCTTAGACGTTCACAAAATGATTGGTCATTAATCAGGGGAAGTTGCCCACTTGAGCACAGAATTTGTGCAAAAaatttttttgtgcttttgttgcAAGGACATGTGTTTTAAATTCACACCAGCAAGCTGTGCTTTCTGTCTCTGACGAACcaaaacaagcttcttttaGTTAAATGAGCCAGTATATTTAGAGTTATAAATATGAAGGTTTCAAGTGTTTTGTTAAACTCATTGCTCTTTGGTGGAGAAACTGAAAAAGTGGTGTGTACgtcagaatgtgtgtgtaatggCCAAAAATGATATTCTTCATAATACTACACCTGACACTGCTTTTAACTGAACCAGAACAATACTGACTACACACAGAATGAGCATTAATGTATGTCTTTTCAGCAGCCTTAAGCATAGTTTATAACAATACACAGCcatgtgaaaaacaaatctACAAGTGTTTCTAGCTCAGATCTGCATGACACTTCAAATACATGAACTTGTTTTGTGAGAGACTGCTGATTTGACACACAGTACAATATTGGAGGATGCCAAgctttaaacctttaaatataatttaacaCGTTCATCTTGGCTCTTGGTGTCAGTGTACTGAGTGAAAACCAGTTCAACAAGTTGGGCCACACCCTTGATCCTCTGTACTGTGCAGACAGGGATGTGCATTATAGCTGGGGTTTTTTCTGCTGAGGACCTTTAAAGTAAGgcaaagaaagcagaaaaacaaacttcatcTGAAGCACATACACCCTGTGATAGTAAATACAGAATAGATACAGTGTGTCAATGCAAGCCTCGCTCTGATTTTAGTGTTGATCTACTGATACAAGTGAACTCTCCTGCCGAAGTGGTTCATGGTGTTATAGTGGGAAGCATGCCATGAGATGGGGGAATACATACAGTTTTTGTGGTAACAGTAGGGCAGTGGAGGGGATTCTCTGCACTGCAGTGACCCCTGGTGGAGACTTTCCAGCTGAAAGGTAGAATGTGCTACAGAGGGGTCTTAGGACAGCGGTTAAGAGTCAGACTCAGGTGTGGCAGGTGTGGGCGGGGTACTTGGTGTGGTGGGGCTGATGGCGGGGTTCTGGTAGCTCGTGCCGTAACAGCTGTTAGGAGACAAGGTGTTTGGGTCCAGTATGGGTTTGTTCCCTCCCGGGGTCAGGTAGGATTTATGTGCCGTCCCTGATGATGGTGCCTCCCCAGGCTTGGCTCCGAGGATAAATCTGGACTCGTCCTGTTCCTCCAAGTTTGAGATGTCCTTCATCATGCTTTTACGGTAGGAGACGGACAGCTTGTTGGAGCCGTCCGAGATCAAGTTGAAACGACGGGCGATGAAGACGATTGGCAGAGGAAGCATGGCCGCTATGATGAGGGCAAAGCACATGGCCAATGCCCAAGGAGGGTAACTCTCGAAGCGTTCTTGAGCCTGCAGGCACACAGAGAGGGTTAAATAAATagcatttatatatatatatatatatatatatatatatatatatatatatatatatagatattgTTTAGAGCTAATTAGCAAACAGTGGTGTGTTTACATGCTTAAATACGACTAAAAATATGGTGAGTATTAAACCTGCTGAAATAGACAGTCAGCCTTATAATTGTGAGCATGCTGTCTCTGCCTTTTTATCAAACTTCCAACAAATAGCACCCTCTCACTTTAGACATTCTTGGCATAAAAACTTgtaaacaggaaaataaaacaccagTTGAGCAAGTTACTCAATAAAAAATAGACATGGTTTCATCACACATGTACTTATGCATCCTGAAACTGACCAGCTCTTCGATCCAGGCGTTATATCCTGGTGGGCTGATGGCCATCTCTATAACCGTAGCTGAGATGAGCACAATGAGGCACAGAGGGGAGACATACTTCCACAGGTAGAAATATATCCTATATGGTCGGAAACCCAACATGTCCTCCAGATCCTGCATGAACCTGACAAAGACACAAGATtcaaagattcaaaatgtttattgtcatgtgcacagtaggaaacatgtttccttgtacaattaaattatttctttgctgCCCACAATGAatgccaacaataaaatattaaaattaaacatagccaaataaaaataataatatatataaatatacaaaatatacaaaaagaaaatttaaaCTGAGTGTAATATGTTCAAACTGAGCATGAGGTAGTGTGTGAAATCGCAGTAATGACCATGTTCCTTTGCGTAGTTTAATTCTATTTGAAACACTTCTTTCCAGTGCATGTGTTCATTTTTATAATTCAGATTTGATCTCGGTGAattgaagacacaaaaacaaaaaaacctaaaaaaagtGTTACCTCTTTGTGCCGTAAATCCAAGCAACAGACACATTTTCTAGGATGACCACAACAGTGAGAGGCAGCCCGGCAGAGTAATCATCAAACATGGTGACATAGTAGTTCCCCGAGCGTTGAACAAACAACAGGCCACAGAGGAAGGCCACAACGCAGCAACACACTAAAACAAatccagagaagaagagaagttcAATGGAGAAGGTACAAATCTTTGAGATTTTGGTCCAATAgaaagtaaaatgaaaaaaagggttGTATTGGCAGAAAGtggatttgtttccttttaggTGTTTAGTATTCAGTCCACTCAGGGCAATGATACAAAGCCTAATGCAGCCTTTAATACTTTGCTGAATAAAGGGATTTAAGTAGGAATGGCATGCCCTGGCTGAGGGAGAAGAAGTTGGGGGCAGGGTACCTGTGAAAAGCTCCCTGTGGACTTTGTAGGTGTCAAGCACAGGTGTTGTGATGCCAGTCATGGTGCCAATCATACTGCCCAGACCCAGATTGATGAGCATGAAGAAGAACATGACCGACCAGAAAGGAGACGCTGGGAAATGAGTCATGGCTTCAGTGAAGGCGATGAAGGCCAGACCTGTGCCCTGGACAGCCTGCAGAGGAGTGTAACAATGATTACATTCAGGAAATGGAATGGACCTTTCAGTCACAGAAACTGTGCCAGAGACTCACCTTGTTGAGCTCATCCTCCAGGAGACAAGGCTCCAAACCCAGCTGAGCAAAGCTGTCTTCTTTTACCGTCTTGATGACCCCGTATATCTCTGCGTAGTCTGATGTGGAGAGATGGGAGAAGTTCACATGTGGAGGTATGAGGTCATGACTCAGCACGTTAGAGTTGAGGTATCCCAGGATCTTCTCTGCATTTCTACAAACCCGAAAAAGACAAATTCTAAATCAACATTAAAGCTAGAATATGATGCAACACGATGACATATATCTCTGGTGTAGTGTAGAAAAGACATTAACAGGATGATATGGAAACATACAAACAGATATAGATATCcagcaaaatacaaatatgagCAATCATCATACACATGCAAGGTCACTTCACGTGCatctccaaatcaaaacaaacgagcatggattaattgaatcaatttttaatctagaatTAAAGTCCCatctgaaatcactacttttaattaacaacagaaaatataacaaatgtctgcattattataaaaccttttcccctctatttaaataatgatttcactatttaaatgtgtctttattggtttattttatattctgtatattactgtctttcatttgtactttcctttatgtactgtatgttatttagtaaTTTAATCtagtcttttacttgatttacattgtgatattgtttttttacctgactgtatgcccattactcttcttgaaaaaaaaaggaaacaggtgAATGCAGGCGGTTCGGGTAGcgtaaatgacgccacttccttactgaatgaatcagacgaagtaggaacaaatatctgcctactgaatagtaggtactaaacagtagacagcacagatagtaggtactgcctactgacagactgagtaggtacttggcaattggGATACAGCCattaactttttacatgtaagAATTTTCTGTACTGCATGTAAGAAcaagacattttatttcattgagtCAATGCATACAGAATAACTTTATTATGAAGAAATCctgagtgttctgtctgtatttgACTAAAATGTCTCAAAGTAAAGACACAAAgttagctgtcatgttctcggATGTGCGGACGTGGACTCATACTTCAGTacggcacggtacggattgccagtgtgaccgcgccctgaAAGGGAAATTCAAAGAAATATCTTCAACCCTTAGCAAGTGAAACCAGAACAAAAGTATCTTCTGACTACAGCTCAGAGAAACTTTACAACAAATGACATCATGGACATGCTAGAGAATCAACACATCGTGTTtaactaattattattatttcctaTTAGTGATGTAAATTTAGTTAAATATACTTAATGACAGGAAATTAACTATATTGAGTGTTTAGAGTTTTTGGCTTACAGATGTTCTCGTCCTAAAACAGGATGAATAAGAACTTACTCGACAACACACTTTTCATTCATGATGTTGGCCTTGAAGCCGAGCACAGCAAACACCACCAGCGTGGCCAGAATGGAGGTGAGGAAGTTGATGACAGAGACGAGCACCGCATCAAAGTGACAGTTGTTATCGATCTTATTGTAACTGGAGAAGGCTATGACCCCACCGAACCCCAGACCCAGGGCGAAGAAAACCTGGGTGGCTGCCTCCCTCCACACCTGCGGCTCCAGCATCTTTTCCAACTGTGAGAGACACAACGACAAGGTCAATATATTATTCAGCATTTTCTAGCAAGGCCTATTCAAATGATTAGGATGAAGTTGGTCTCACCTTGGGAGTGAACATGTGAGCGATACCATCCACTGATCCTTTCAGCATCAAACCCCGGAccaggaaacaaaacaacaccacGTAGGGGAAAAGAGAGCTGAAGTACATCACCTGTTGGAgagaaaatcaaaaacacacatctaaGTGAGACAGTTGTTTCTTCCATATTGTTCTCTCATTATGCTGTCCTTTTCCCCTTCACCTTCCCAGAGGAGGCAATCCCTCTGATGACAGCGAGGCACACGATGATCCAGGCTACCAGCAGAGACAGGGTCATTTTGATGTTGAGGCCTCCGCTCTCTGCTATGGTGCTGGTGGTGTTCAGAGTCTGACGGTACCAGAAATAGGTTGTGGCCGAGCTTTTTTCACACTCAGGCTCCACGACTGTAGGAAACGCAGACAAAAGAAGAGATGACAGAGCTTAAGTTTGGGGAATGCTGAAAGCACAGGAACAGTTGTGAGGGTGCAGCGGGACGCTTGGATTCACCAGAGGGGGAATACAGTGATTGAGAGTGTTTGCTCAGGGTCATAATCTCAATTCTGGGCTGGTTTACACCTCTCAGACTTAAAGAAAGCTAAACAAGGTCATGGCGTGTTTAGTATGCAGAGCATGAACCTCTCATTTACAACCCATGCTATATTCTCATACTACCTTGAAGAAATGATATATAACTCTGTGTGGCTGAGAAAAGAGCCAGAGATGTTATGAATTCTTCATGTAAATCGCAGATTTATGAATGcgcgcacacagacacacacataattgTAGGGAGAACTCTCGATAGAAGTATTACGATGTAAATCTAATGAATTCAAGATGGCTTCCGctaatttgatgttttattctgTCTGGTTCCTTCCTGACTCATAgttattgtttcttttcttacaGTGAATCATTTTCTCTCTATGCTGCAGCTTTCCTTCAGTCTGTATTTCTgctccctgtctctctgccaGCTGCCCGGCTGAGTCATACTAACATGCTACAAGTGTTTCTTGGCTGCCCTGGATCACGCGATTATCTCTTCTGATCAAactacgggggggggggggggggggttaatctGGATTATGCATGTGAAGTTGTAACTGAAAGAGAGTTTCACGGTTTGTCTGGTCTACTCTCTGCAGGTGTGTCTGAGGCTGCAGCGCTTCATACAGAGAACATTTAATCCTATATCTTATAGCATGGTGGCCCATTAAGGAATTAGTGTGGGAACAATATACATTCTAAAAAtaagacagacaacaacaatgaaacaaatGGATATTGTCCCGAGCATAATCCTGAAAATGTACACACTCTTGATATTAGATGAAGGCATTAATCTGCTGTAATGGCATTTGACTGAAGCGAACACAAACTGTCTCAAAAACCACTTAATGGCCTgaagcaaaaacacatttatatactTCAAGAATAAGCCCCACAGTTTCCTTTAGATGAACTCTGAATTTAGACACTCTTCTGTGTACGCATGAAAGTAACGTCTATATTATTTTGTATGCAGATTGAAACCAACTTTAGCCGCCTTAAAACGTAGCTAAAGTGATCAAAAGTGTTGATACTCTGTGcccttaaaggctttctatgtgattcttcacacttaattgtaatagaaatcaaggatatcctctgaaaataattcTGTGAgccatgactgtctacaatgggtgtaacacccgagtcccactgtctgtgatgttttcagagttttcagagtcctatcttcactttgtttacatcgcccggacggccggctgactcctcccctcacgtataaaagttgatgaattgagggactagagaaaagaagaataacatactgtactcactgcttaactgtgtttctagatcacgc contains:
- the LOC109990123 gene encoding sodium-dependent neutral amino acid transporter SLC6A17 gives rise to the protein MYSCLSTLSLQYIFILLIAAKGGATYIFFFFHICSTVFFFCEVNQRGLRSPFNISLKSTSIHLSSVPVSLHPAPPSLCLALSILSLHPCPPSPTLMPKNSKVTQSEQSHEHVTESVADLLAHEEPLDYKNSSLNVGGAAGKKVPQIEVPENDGRPAWNSKLQYILAQVGFSVGLGNVWRFPYLCQKNGGGAYLVPYFILLLIIGIPLFFLELAVGQKIRRGSIGVWNYVCPNLGGVGVSSLMVCGFVGLYYNVIIGWSIFYFFQSFQYPLPWSECPIRKNGTLAIVEPECEKSSATTYFWYRQTLNTTSTIAESGGLNIKMTLSLLVAWIIVCLAVIRGIASSGKVMYFSSLFPYVVLFCFLVRGLMLKGSVDGIAHMFTPKLEKMLEPQVWREAATQVFFALGLGFGGVIAFSSYNKIDNNCHFDAVLVSVINFLTSILATLVVFAVLGFKANIMNEKCVVENAEKILGYLNSNVLSHDLIPPHVNFSHLSTSDYAEIYGVIKTVKEDSFAQLGLEPCLLEDELNKAVQGTGLAFIAFTEAMTHFPASPFWSVMFFFMLINLGLGSMIGTMTGITTPVLDTYKVHRELFTVCCCVVAFLCGLLFVQRSGNYYVTMFDDYSAGLPLTVVVILENVSVAWIYGTKRFMQDLEDMLGFRPYRIYFYLWKYVSPLCLIVLISATVIEMAISPPGYNAWIEELAQERFESYPPWALAMCFALIIAAMLPLPIVFIARRFNLISDGSNKLSVSYRKSMMKDISNLEEQDESRFILGAKPGEAPSSGTAHKSYLTPGGNKPILDPNTLSPNSCYGTSYQNPAISPTTPSTPPTPATPESDS